From Sporolactobacillus pectinivorans:
CGCGGTCGGGAGAACTGGCAAAATTGGCACCGGCGCGGATCAGCAATTCAAAATTTGACTGGCAGGCACCAGCAAAAATCACCATCTGATCCAGGCTTGGCCAGTGAAACCGGACTTCTTTTACTGTGCGGATGAAGTGCCCCGAATGCCGGTATGCCTTGATCTCTTCCGTTGTTCCTTTGTTTTTCATAAAAGCGTCATGACCAGTCAGCACCAGAATATCCGGGCGGATCTGCCCTGCCAGCTTCGGCACTCTTTCCGGCATATCCGACTCCATCATGTACTTCCCAATAACCGGAATCCTCAGCCTCTCATAGACAGCCAGGCATTTCTTCAGATAGAATGGATCACCGTCAATATGCAGTACGCGCCCGGGCATTTCAAAATAAGAAGCGTCCGACCGGTAGCCGCTGGTTGCCGTATATTCCCGCTTCATCCTCATCTGCTGATAATCCTGCCTGAAAAGTTTGTACGACTCCGCTTCTTTGGATCTTGTGATTTTTTCGTATTTCTCACGCTCGTCTTCTGTGACGGTAATTAAATCATCAAGAGGCGCATCCGCAAAGAGCCGAAGATCGTGGCCGGTCAGTTCGGCCGTTTCCGTTTCGGCGTGAATTTTCACGACACGAAAAGGCAGATCGCAATGATATGACGTCCGCGCCACGATATCTCCCACCTGAATCGCCATTTTCCCGTTCCCCTCTTCCCGAAAGCACCGCTGATATGTCCAAAATCGGAACCATCCTTGCATTTTATGCGAGCAGAACGACAGTTATGTCCGCAAGGATAGATAGGTGAACCGAAAGTTATTGGGTCGTTGCCTGCCGTTTTTTTCAATTTCAGACGAATCGAAGCATGCAAAAAGCGGCCGCAACAGCGAACCGCTTTTCTATTTTGCCGTTATTAAATGCCGCAGACTGTCACTGAGCTTCGCAAATTCTTCAATCGTCAGTGTTTCGCCCCGGCGCCCCGGATCAATACCCGCTGC
This genomic window contains:
- the yabG gene encoding sporulation peptidase YabG, which gives rise to MAIQVGDIVARTSYHCDLPFRVVKIHAETETAELTGHDLRLFADAPLDDLITVTEDEREKYEKITRSKEAESYKLFRQDYQQMRMKREYTATSGYRSDASYFEMPGRVLHIDGDPFYLKKCLAVYERLRIPVIGKYMMESDMPERVPKLAGQIRPDILVLTGHDAFMKNKGTTEEIKAYRHSGHFIRTVKEVRFHWPSLDQMVIFAGACQSNFELLIRAGANFASSPDRVNIHALDPVYLVAKISFTSFMDSVNVWEVLRNTLTGAGGLGGVESRGMLRTGLPFPSD